One part of the Streptomyces lydicus genome encodes these proteins:
- a CDS encoding SpoIIE family protein phosphatase/ATP-binding protein: MAGRYDRPRSVLRMRTVAGQVFLLQVAIVVVLVAAAMAALVLQSRSDSEREARHRSLAVAQSFANAPGMQAALQSPDPTAVLQPRAEAARKSTGVDFIVVMNTQGIRYTHPMKNRIGKKFVGTLQPALAGGVVTEKIVGTIGPLVQAVVPVFGSDGKVIGLVSAGITIKKVSGVVDDQFPLLFGAAAGVLVLALGGTALVGRRLRRQTHGLGPAEMTRMYEHHDAVLHAVREGVIIVGGDGRVLLANDEARRLLDLPADVEGRQATELGLDPATAQLLASGRAVTDEVHPVGERLLAVNQRSTDEAGGPPGSVTTLRDTTELRALTGRADVARGRLKLLYDAGTEIGTTLDVVRTCEELAEFASSRFADIVTVDLVEDVLTGEEPSQATGTDITMRRTAVSGAPPDTGLYAVGELIRFDPSTSLGAGLTSGEPVLEPELSAFRGWHLQHPQRARKIVSRGIHSMIAVPLRARGAVLGVALFWRSQNPQPFEEEDLSLAEELVARAAVSLDNARRYTREHNMAVTLQRSLLPRGLPEQNAVEAAYRYLPAQAGRGGLGGVGGDWFDIIPLPGARVALVVGDVVGHGLHAAATMGRLRTAVHNFANLDLPPDEILWHLDELVTRIDQDEGAEGAEAPVTGATCLYAIYDPATGICTMARAGHVQPLVVRPDGIAELADVPGGPPLGLGGLPFETWQQPLPEDSRLVLFTDGLVEDRDRDIDEGLSLLTRTLTGHAERAPEEICEAALGALLPERPSDDIALLVARTRVLDAAHVADWDVPPDPSAVAQVRAAAVRKLIEWGLADEAFTTELILSELVTNSIRYASGPIRVRLIRDTALICEVSDRSSTSPHLRQAATTDEGGRGLFLIAQLAERWGTRYTSGGKVIWTEQTLPDRDVVAGEADGEDP; the protein is encoded by the coding sequence ATGGCCGGACGCTACGACCGCCCGCGTTCGGTTCTCAGGATGCGAACTGTCGCAGGTCAGGTCTTTCTCCTGCAGGTGGCGATCGTGGTGGTGCTGGTCGCCGCCGCCATGGCGGCGCTCGTGCTGCAGTCCCGGTCCGACTCGGAGCGCGAGGCCCGCCACCGCTCGCTCGCCGTCGCCCAGTCGTTCGCGAACGCTCCGGGCATGCAGGCGGCGCTGCAGAGTCCCGACCCGACCGCGGTACTGCAGCCGCGGGCGGAGGCCGCCCGTAAGAGCACCGGCGTCGACTTCATCGTCGTGATGAACACGCAGGGCATCCGCTACACGCATCCGATGAAGAACCGGATCGGCAAGAAGTTCGTCGGCACCCTGCAGCCGGCGCTGGCCGGCGGGGTGGTCACCGAGAAGATCGTCGGCACCATCGGGCCGCTCGTGCAGGCCGTGGTGCCGGTCTTCGGCAGCGACGGCAAGGTCATCGGCCTGGTCTCGGCCGGCATCACCATCAAGAAGGTCAGCGGCGTCGTCGACGACCAGTTCCCGCTGCTCTTCGGCGCCGCGGCCGGCGTCCTCGTGCTCGCCCTCGGTGGCACCGCCCTGGTCGGCCGGCGGCTGCGCCGGCAGACCCATGGCCTCGGCCCGGCCGAGATGACCCGGATGTACGAGCACCACGACGCGGTGCTGCACGCCGTCCGGGAAGGCGTGATCATCGTCGGCGGCGACGGCCGGGTGCTGCTCGCCAATGACGAGGCGCGCCGGCTGCTCGACCTCCCCGCGGACGTCGAGGGGCGCCAGGCCACCGAGCTCGGCCTCGACCCCGCCACCGCCCAGCTGCTCGCCTCCGGCCGTGCCGTCACCGATGAGGTCCACCCGGTCGGCGAACGGCTGCTGGCCGTCAACCAGCGCTCGACCGACGAGGCCGGCGGGCCGCCCGGCAGCGTGACGACCCTGCGCGACACCACCGAGCTGCGGGCGCTCACCGGCCGGGCCGACGTCGCCCGCGGGCGGCTGAAGCTGCTCTACGACGCCGGTACCGAGATCGGCACCACCCTCGACGTGGTCCGCACCTGCGAGGAACTGGCGGAGTTCGCCTCGTCCCGGTTCGCCGACATCGTCACCGTCGACCTGGTGGAGGACGTACTGACCGGCGAGGAACCGTCGCAGGCCACCGGCACGGACATCACGATGCGGCGTACCGCGGTGTCCGGCGCGCCGCCCGACACCGGGCTCTACGCGGTCGGTGAGCTGATCCGTTTCGATCCGTCGACCTCGCTCGGTGCCGGGCTCACCAGCGGCGAGCCGGTGCTGGAACCGGAGCTGTCCGCGTTCCGGGGCTGGCACCTGCAGCATCCCCAGCGCGCCAGGAAGATCGTCTCGCGCGGGATCCACTCCATGATCGCCGTACCGCTGCGGGCCCGCGGCGCCGTCCTGGGCGTGGCCCTCTTCTGGCGTTCGCAGAACCCCCAGCCGTTCGAGGAGGAGGACCTCTCCCTCGCCGAGGAGCTGGTCGCCCGCGCCGCGGTGAGCCTCGACAACGCCCGCCGCTACACGCGCGAGCACAACATGGCGGTCACCCTGCAGCGCAGCCTGCTGCCGCGCGGTCTGCCGGAGCAGAACGCCGTCGAGGCCGCCTACCGCTACCTGCCGGCGCAGGCCGGGCGCGGCGGGCTCGGCGGCGTCGGCGGCGACTGGTTCGACATCATCCCGCTGCCCGGCGCGCGGGTGGCGCTGGTCGTCGGTGACGTCGTGGGGCACGGCCTGCACGCCGCCGCCACCATGGGCCGGCTGCGCACCGCCGTGCACAACTTCGCCAACCTGGACCTGCCGCCCGACGAGATCCTCTGGCACCTCGACGAACTCGTCACCCGCATCGACCAGGACGAGGGGGCGGAGGGGGCGGAGGCCCCGGTCACCGGCGCGACCTGCCTCTACGCCATCTACGACCCGGCGACCGGTATCTGCACCATGGCGCGCGCCGGGCACGTCCAGCCGCTGGTCGTGCGGCCGGACGGCATCGCCGAGCTCGCGGACGTGCCGGGCGGGCCGCCGCTCGGACTCGGCGGGCTGCCGTTCGAGACGTGGCAGCAGCCGCTGCCCGAGGACAGCCGGCTGGTCCTCTTCACCGACGGGCTCGTCGAGGACCGCGACCGGGACATCGACGAGGGCCTGTCGCTGTTGACCCGCACGCTTACCGGCCACGCCGAGCGGGCCCCGGAGGAGATCTGCGAGGCCGCGCTCGGCGCGCTGCTGCCGGAGCGCCCCAGCGACGACATCGCGCTGCTGGTCGCCCGTACGAGGGTGCTGGACGCCGCGCACGTCGCCGACTGGGACGTGCCGCCGGACCCCTCCGCGGTGGCCCAGGTCCGGGCCGCCGCGGTCCGCAAGCTGATCGAGTGGGGCCTGGCGGACGAGGCGTTCACCACCGAGCTGATCCTCAGCGAGCTGGTCACCAACTCCATCCGCTACGCCTCCGGGCCGATCCGGGTGCGGCTGATCCGGGACACCGCGCTGATCTGCGAGGTGTCCGACCGCAGCAGCACCTCGCCGCATCTGCGGCAGGCCGCCACCACGGACGAGGGCGGCCGCGGCCTCTTCCTGATCGCGCAGCTCGCCGAGCGCTGGGGCACCCGGTACACCTCCGGCGGCAAGGTCATCTGGACCGAGCAGACGCTGCCCGACCGTGATGTGGTCGCGGGAGAGGCCGACGGCGAGGATCCTTGA
- a CDS encoding APC family permease gives MTDMPYTPVATAASPRDTRSAAEGDAAHAPKLTRSIGVVGGTLLTLSCLTPASSLFVIVPDSFATLGTGTALTIAIAGLLCIGVAFTYSELGTLIPSSGGEYAMVGTLMGRLAGWLVFVLSLIVVMIVPPIIALGTADYLAPIIHLDPQLTAAAVMLLATAMGLLDLRANAWITGIFLVLEVVACAVVAFLGFTHTHRSASVLVHPVIDAGHGHTTAVTAGLIVTGLATALFILQGFSTAVYLAEEMENPRRNVSRTVLWTLGIGAAVVLIPVVAITLGAPDLKTLGAGDVAGMVQQWSNSGVGTFVSLCIALAIINAAIVMVIQNSRVVFSSARDAAWPTPVNRVFSHVGRRFGSPWAATLAVGVPGAALCFVNLDTLSEVTGVAVAAMYVFVALGALVSRRGEHKHRMAWRMPLWPTIPALLIVVLAWVLYQQSVKSLVITGAVVAVAALYWACYLRPRQETHWVISVPEDEQAPVEAQLAATTPA, from the coding sequence TCACCCGATCGATCGGCGTGGTGGGCGGAACCCTGCTCACGCTCTCGTGCCTGACGCCGGCTTCCTCGCTCTTCGTGATCGTGCCGGACTCGTTCGCCACCCTGGGCACCGGCACCGCGCTCACCATCGCCATCGCGGGCCTGCTGTGTATCGGGGTGGCTTTCACCTACTCCGAACTCGGCACGCTGATCCCCAGCTCCGGCGGCGAGTACGCCATGGTCGGCACCCTGATGGGGCGCCTCGCCGGATGGCTGGTTTTCGTCCTCTCGCTGATCGTCGTCATGATCGTGCCGCCCATCATCGCGCTCGGCACCGCCGACTATCTGGCACCGATCATCCATCTCGATCCGCAGCTCACCGCCGCCGCCGTGATGCTGCTGGCCACCGCCATGGGCCTGCTCGACCTGCGTGCCAACGCCTGGATCACCGGCATCTTCCTGGTGCTCGAGGTGGTGGCCTGCGCGGTCGTCGCCTTCCTCGGCTTCACCCACACCCACCGCTCGGCCTCCGTGCTCGTCCACCCCGTCATCGACGCCGGGCACGGGCACACCACGGCCGTCACGGCCGGGCTGATCGTGACCGGACTCGCCACCGCGCTCTTCATCCTGCAGGGCTTCTCCACCGCGGTGTACCTCGCCGAGGAGATGGAGAACCCGCGCCGCAACGTCTCCCGCACCGTGCTGTGGACCCTCGGCATCGGCGCGGCCGTCGTCCTGATCCCGGTGGTCGCCATCACCCTCGGCGCGCCCGACCTGAAGACCCTCGGTGCCGGTGACGTCGCCGGGATGGTGCAGCAGTGGAGCAACTCCGGTGTCGGCACCTTCGTCAGCCTCTGCATCGCCCTGGCGATCATCAACGCCGCCATCGTGATGGTGATCCAGAACTCCCGCGTGGTCTTCTCCTCGGCCCGCGACGCCGCCTGGCCGACCCCCGTCAACCGCGTCTTCTCGCACGTCGGACGGCGCTTCGGCTCCCCGTGGGCGGCCACCCTCGCGGTCGGTGTCCCCGGTGCGGCGCTGTGCTTCGTCAACCTCGACACCCTCAGCGAGGTCACCGGCGTGGCGGTCGCCGCGATGTACGTCTTCGTGGCCCTGGGCGCCCTGGTCTCGCGCCGCGGCGAGCACAAGCACCGGATGGCCTGGCGGATGCCGCTGTGGCCGACGATCCCGGCGCTGCTGATCGTGGTGCTGGCCTGGGTGCTCTACCAGCAGAGCGTCAAGAGCCTCGTCATCACCGGCGCCGTCGTCGCCGTCGCCGCGCTGTACTGGGCCTGCTACCTCCGCCCCCGTCAGGAGACGCACTGGGTGATCTCGGTCCCCGAGGACGAGCAGGCGCCGGTCGAGGCGCAGCTCGCGGCCACCACGCCCGCGTAG
- a CDS encoding MFS transporter, producing MAHDLRVKETSCQPPLWTADFRLFFAARTTSLLGDAMLPVAITAAVLRAGYGASGVGYALAALVALFAALIIFGGVLSDRLGARRLMVVSDTVRLCFQAVLALLFLLGTPQLWQILVLLALVGAGSALFQPGVASITPRIAQDVQKGNATLRIAESVTAVIGPSLAGLLLVVSSPAAVVALDALTYGVSGSCLLLLRSVPMGPAARDGAPSFRADLVEGWREFRARTWLWSVIVVFMLWQLAGSGPAMTLGNSTLVTDYGATTFGLVMSSLGAGSVVGGIVAIRLRPRYPLRAGALSMILWALMPLGVALGLPAPLVAGCYGVSGVGQAFWIVMFHTSVQTHIPQDVLGRVHAYDAAGSLVMKPVGQAMAGPLAIVAGTVPLLCVSASMALVACTLLLAIPAVRGLRRVEH from the coding sequence ATGGCCCATGACCTGCGAGTCAAGGAGACCTCGTGCCAACCGCCGCTGTGGACGGCGGACTTCCGGCTGTTCTTCGCGGCCCGCACCACCTCTCTGCTGGGCGACGCGATGCTCCCCGTCGCGATCACGGCAGCCGTGCTCCGGGCGGGATACGGGGCGAGCGGGGTGGGCTATGCGCTGGCCGCGCTCGTGGCCCTGTTCGCGGCATTGATCATCTTTGGTGGGGTGCTGTCCGACCGCCTCGGCGCCCGGCGGTTGATGGTCGTCTCGGACACGGTCCGGCTGTGCTTCCAAGCGGTGCTCGCGCTGCTGTTCCTGCTGGGTACGCCGCAGCTGTGGCAGATCCTGGTGCTGCTGGCCCTGGTCGGGGCGGGCAGCGCGCTCTTCCAGCCGGGAGTCGCCAGCATCACCCCGCGCATCGCCCAGGACGTACAGAAGGGCAACGCCACCCTCCGCATCGCGGAGTCCGTCACGGCCGTCATCGGCCCCTCGCTGGCCGGCCTGCTGCTGGTGGTCTCCTCACCGGCAGCGGTGGTCGCCCTCGACGCCTTGACCTACGGGGTCAGCGGCAGCTGCCTGCTCCTGCTCCGCTCGGTCCCGATGGGGCCGGCCGCGCGGGACGGCGCCCCGTCGTTCCGGGCCGATCTCGTCGAGGGATGGCGGGAGTTCCGGGCCAGAACGTGGCTGTGGAGTGTCATCGTCGTCTTCATGCTCTGGCAGCTGGCGGGCTCCGGCCCCGCCATGACCCTCGGCAACAGCACGCTGGTCACCGACTACGGAGCAACGACGTTCGGCCTGGTCATGTCGTCGCTCGGGGCGGGAAGCGTGGTGGGCGGAATCGTCGCGATCAGACTTCGCCCGCGGTATCCGCTCCGGGCCGGCGCCCTCTCCATGATCCTCTGGGCGCTCATGCCGTTGGGGGTCGCGCTCGGCCTGCCCGCGCCGCTCGTCGCCGGGTGCTACGGGGTGAGCGGCGTGGGCCAGGCGTTCTGGATCGTCATGTTCCACACGAGCGTGCAGACGCACATCCCGCAGGACGTCCTCGGGAGGGTGCACGCGTACGACGCGGCCGGCTCGCTGGTGATGAAGCCGGTCGGGCAGGCGATGGCGGGGCCGCTCGCGATCGTCGCGGGGACGGTGCCGCTGCTGTGCGTGTCCGCGTCCATGGCGCTCGTCGCCTGCACCCTGCTGCTGGCGATCCCAGCCGTGCGCGGACTGCGGCGCGTGGAGCACTGA